From one Pontibacillus sp. HMF3514 genomic stretch:
- a CDS encoding glycosyltransferase family 2 protein, translated as MLYLFILITIFWLIAFIDGWRGMGSIQPLPIHSTSKRRSLLSVIIAAKDEEQSIEKTIRSISSQKGLDFEVIAVNDRSNDRTGEILDNLQGEIRSLKVIHIEDLPSGWLGKNHALQKGYEASSGEYLLFTDGDVEFNQHALLNSMAFLQEQQADHLTVAPDLKANSFWLKAFIAYFLFGFGFFKRPWTANNDGSIKGGMGIGAFQLLSRHVYEVIGTHAAFPLRPDDDLHLGQTIKSYGYKQRLATGFQHISVEWYPSLKDAIKGLEKNTFAGLYYSYLMSLFAIIGTFISQVLPFLILITSDGLLQAVAALNILLMVSLFVVTTRKMSTYSPLLSLILPFSASMFIYATVKAVWLTYKRGGIMWRGTFYSIKELKKKPK; from the coding sequence ATGTTGTATTTATTTATTCTTATAACAATATTTTGGCTTATCGCTTTTATAGATGGATGGCGAGGTATGGGGTCCATACAACCATTACCTATACATTCTACATCAAAAAGAAGGTCACTTTTATCTGTTATCATTGCAGCTAAAGATGAAGAACAGTCTATTGAAAAGACGATTCGTTCTATCAGTTCTCAAAAAGGGCTAGACTTTGAGGTCATTGCAGTTAATGATCGCTCAAATGACAGAACTGGTGAAATTTTAGATAACTTACAAGGAGAAATTAGATCATTAAAAGTAATTCACATAGAAGATCTACCTTCAGGATGGCTCGGAAAGAACCATGCGTTACAAAAAGGATATGAAGCATCGTCTGGTGAGTATTTACTTTTCACAGATGGAGATGTGGAGTTTAATCAGCATGCATTATTAAACTCTATGGCTTTTTTACAAGAACAACAAGCTGATCATCTAACAGTAGCTCCAGATCTCAAAGCCAATTCATTCTGGTTAAAAGCGTTTATTGCCTACTTCTTATTTGGTTTTGGATTCTTTAAACGGCCTTGGACAGCTAATAACGATGGGTCTATTAAAGGTGGAATGGGGATTGGTGCCTTTCAGCTTCTTTCTCGACACGTCTATGAAGTCATTGGTACACACGCTGCCTTTCCACTGAGGCCAGATGATGATTTACACTTGGGACAAACAATTAAATCATACGGATATAAACAACGACTTGCCACTGGATTTCAACATATTTCAGTAGAATGGTATCCATCATTAAAAGATGCCATAAAAGGATTAGAAAAAAACACATTTGCAGGACTTTATTATTCCTATCTCATGTCTTTGTTTGCCATTATAGGCACCTTCATATCACAAGTTTTACCTTTTTTGATACTCATAACAAGCGATGGCTTATTACAAGCTGTGGCAGCCTTAAATATATTATTAATGGTTAGCTTATTTGTAGTTACGACAAGAAAAATGTCCACCTACTCTCCTTTACTCAGCTTAATTTTGCCATTTTCTGCTTCTATGTTTATTTACGCCACGGTCAAAGCTGTTTGGCTAACCTACAAAAGAGGCGGCATTATGTGGAGGGGGACCTTTTACTCAATAAAGGAGTTAAAGAAAAAACCGAAATAA
- the namA gene encoding NADPH dehydrogenase NamA — translation MSSGLFSPITFGKVTLKNRIVMSPMCMYSCEQKDGKVVPFHLAHYESRAAGQAGLVFTEATAVLPEGRISEEDLGIWNDEHIEGLQQINEGIHRHGARSGIQLAHAGRKAVINGDIFAPSSVPYKDDWKVPREMSKEDIKRTIDAFAEGARRAKEAHFDIIELHGAHGYLINQFLSPLTNKREDEYGGDRESRFRFLDEIIEAVKTTWDGPIFVRISANEYHPGGNTMDDFLYFAREMKNHGVNLIDCSSGGVVSARPNVFPGYQLSYADQIRNEANIATGAVGMITSGIQAEEVIQNNRGDLIFVARAMLRNPYWAKAAADELGVELSGPKQYERGWL, via the coding sequence ATGAGTTCTGGATTATTTTCACCGATTACGTTCGGAAAAGTCACATTAAAAAATCGCATTGTCATGTCTCCAATGTGTATGTATTCTTGTGAACAAAAAGATGGCAAAGTGGTTCCTTTTCATTTAGCCCACTATGAAAGTCGTGCTGCTGGCCAAGCTGGATTAGTCTTTACAGAAGCAACAGCTGTATTGCCTGAAGGGCGCATTTCAGAAGAGGATCTTGGTATTTGGAATGATGAACATATCGAAGGACTACAACAAATAAATGAAGGTATCCATCGACATGGTGCACGTAGTGGAATTCAATTGGCTCATGCTGGTCGTAAGGCTGTGATCAACGGAGATATTTTCGCACCAAGTTCAGTTCCTTACAAAGATGATTGGAAAGTACCTCGAGAAATGTCTAAAGAAGATATTAAACGAACAATAGACGCTTTTGCTGAAGGTGCAAGAAGAGCTAAAGAAGCACATTTTGATATTATTGAACTTCATGGTGCACACGGTTACTTAATTAACCAATTCCTCTCCCCTTTAACGAATAAGCGTGAAGATGAATATGGTGGAGACCGGGAAAGCCGTTTTCGTTTCTTAGATGAAATCATTGAAGCTGTAAAAACAACATGGGATGGTCCGATTTTCGTTCGTATCTCAGCAAATGAATATCACCCAGGTGGCAATACGATGGATGACTTTCTATACTTCGCTAGAGAAATGAAAAATCATGGCGTGAACCTCATTGACTGCAGCTCTGGAGGAGTTGTATCAGCCCGACCAAATGTCTTCCCTGGATATCAGCTATCCTATGCTGATCAAATTCGGAATGAGGCAAACATTGCTACAGGAGCTGTTGGTATGATCACTTCTGGAATTCAGGCTGAAGAAGTCATTCAAAATAATCGTGGCGACCTTATATTTGTAGCACGTGCGATGTTACGAAATCCTTATTGGGCTAAAGCTGCAGCGGATGAGCTTGGTGTGGAACTGAGTGGACCGAAACAGTATGAACGAGGTTGGTTATAA
- a CDS encoding CsxC family protein → MKKNTGRCDRDKNGHCPPMMGVDKAKTHDTFCSVDELQYTDPRSFERTVALTDANISARVEADIKLPTFANDIKHIRKNVHLTQCQVIPIENPSLSVANQTNILDVYVEGFVHKNIQYSEGPEGYVKDYSVNVPFKCYERITLPTLNTVLIANSQKSNQIQEIRVIDDAGMGADRCEFGSITFENLNEPVECKLLRARVSQRDFTKNFNTWGQFNKITEKMAIDFVLRLTQVQRRAEAGGTLPETFFEE, encoded by the coding sequence ATGAAGAAAAACACTGGAAGATGTGACAGAGACAAAAATGGACATTGTCCTCCAATGATGGGGGTAGATAAAGCCAAAACACATGATACTTTTTGCAGCGTTGATGAACTCCAATATACAGATCCCCGATCTTTTGAGCGTACTGTAGCCTTAACAGATGCTAATATTTCAGCAAGAGTTGAAGCGGACATTAAACTCCCGACTTTTGCAAATGATATTAAACACATTAGAAAAAATGTGCATCTGACTCAATGCCAGGTAATCCCTATTGAGAACCCATCTCTAAGCGTAGCGAATCAAACAAACATTTTAGATGTTTATGTTGAAGGGTTTGTACACAAAAATATTCAGTATTCAGAAGGCCCTGAAGGTTATGTTAAAGACTATAGCGTAAATGTTCCTTTTAAATGTTATGAAAGAATAACATTGCCTACACTTAATACCGTTCTGATTGCAAATAGCCAAAAGAGTAACCAAATTCAAGAAATTAGAGTGATAGATGATGCAGGTATGGGGGCAGATCGTTGCGAATTTGGTTCTATCACGTTTGAGAACCTTAATGAGCCTGTAGAATGTAAATTACTAAGAGCACGTGTTAGTCAAAGAGATTTCACAAAGAACTTTAATACTTGGGGACAATTCAACAAAATTACTGAGAAAATGGCAATTGATTTTGTTTTACGTTTAACGCAAGTACAGCGACGTGCTGAAGCTGGAGGTACTTTACCAGAAACATTCTTTGAAGAATAA
- a CDS encoding CsxC family protein gives MSENTNNKSLNKCEVTSQLNECDSHHHDPHVSRGKVLSKIPVVLAQLNLQMKLDAKIEFPEPVLEIKDIKKQVKLTQCRLLLPSNKLFVKGFVRKNIQYASPCTDIENNTTKSVASDLHSYTVDIPFDCVTEVKKYLSMPVMPEVNNRQEFDFMVSKPLGTGFPEKDKLLTNDLSQFHQESSQFYNELPFCELISSKIIEWDEAVDRVSLPGDSPLGEGYFKTIEEKMVVDICIKVLQKQNVRISSHHDCHDDCD, from the coding sequence ATGTCCGAAAACACAAACAATAAAAGTCTCAACAAATGCGAGGTCACATCCCAATTAAATGAATGTGACTCTCACCACCATGATCCACATGTTTCTAGAGGGAAAGTACTTTCCAAAATTCCAGTCGTTTTAGCACAGTTAAACTTACAAATGAAACTAGATGCAAAAATTGAATTTCCAGAACCTGTATTAGAAATTAAAGATATTAAGAAGCAAGTTAAATTAACACAATGCCGTTTACTACTTCCTTCTAATAAATTATTTGTAAAAGGGTTTGTAAGGAAGAACATCCAATATGCAAGTCCATGTACGGATATAGAAAACAATACAACCAAATCAGTAGCATCGGATCTTCATTCTTATACGGTAGATATTCCATTTGATTGTGTAACTGAAGTGAAGAAATATCTGTCTATGCCCGTTATGCCTGAAGTAAATAACAGACAAGAATTTGATTTCATGGTTTCTAAACCATTAGGTACTGGCTTCCCAGAAAAAGATAAACTACTAACTAATGATCTTTCGCAATTCCATCAAGAGAGTAGTCAGTTTTATAATGAACTACCGTTTTGTGAGCTCATCTCTAGTAAGATTATCGAATGGGATGAGGCGGTTGACCGTGTTTCATTACCAGGAGACTCACCACTAGGGGAAGGGTACTTTAAAACAATAGAAGAAAAAATGGTTGTTGACATTTGTATTAAGGTACTACAAAAACAAAACGTTCGTATATCATCCCATCATGATTGTCATGATGATTGTGATTGA
- a CDS encoding CsxC family protein, whose translation MSDNRHERDDCIKVSETASLGECENTSVENQIVYPDNPNPVIKVPVELGEFDVTTNLSAKIHFDDPVQEIKKVKHTVEIVQCSLMTNTVMGGDDASPYVSGEFPLFLKGFVRKNIQYETPVPGTDRDCVNSDVKSKTVRVPFTCTTMVDVTNVLRPLTNSNEEFGFFRAQDLGKGFPEKDKFLSSDLSQFHFMESQYYNEFPFCELVSSNVIAWDEATDRVTTGDSPVKEGYFHNVVEKMMLRFRIKVLQKQQVRVDSLG comes from the coding sequence GTGAGCGATAATCGCCATGAAAGAGACGATTGTATAAAAGTAAGTGAAACAGCTTCACTTGGAGAGTGTGAAAATACCTCTGTAGAGAATCAAATTGTGTATCCAGATAATCCAAACCCTGTCATAAAAGTTCCAGTTGAATTGGGAGAGTTTGATGTTACAACGAACTTAAGTGCAAAAATTCATTTCGATGATCCTGTTCAAGAAATCAAAAAAGTAAAGCACACTGTAGAAATTGTTCAATGTAGCCTTATGACAAATACTGTAATGGGAGGGGATGATGCTAGTCCTTATGTAAGTGGAGAATTCCCTTTATTTTTAAAAGGATTTGTTCGTAAAAATATTCAATATGAAACACCTGTACCTGGAACAGATAGAGACTGTGTAAACTCAGACGTAAAATCTAAGACGGTAAGGGTTCCATTTACTTGTACAACAATGGTAGATGTTACAAACGTATTAAGACCATTAACGAATAGCAATGAAGAATTTGGCTTCTTCAGAGCACAAGATTTAGGCAAGGGATTCCCTGAAAAGGATAAATTTCTTTCTTCTGACCTTTCTCAATTCCACTTCATGGAGTCACAGTACTACAATGAATTTCCTTTCTGTGAACTTGTTTCAAGTAATGTTATTGCATGGGATGAAGCAACTGACCGTGTTACTACTGGAGACAGCCCAGTCAAAGAAGGCTACTTCCACAATGTTGTAGAAAAAATGATGCTAAGATTCAGAATTAAAGTATTACAAAAGCAACAAGTTCGTGTAGACTCTCTAGGTTAA
- a CDS encoding ParM/StbA family protein: protein MENKNLLAADIGNSWYKVLASDQGELSEYKMPNAIALYDEEFHEKPYDEEEMELEENLIVEIKSHAIADKREIFYIGKSATRQKNVSLTSFNNQKVDEIRTYILLFGISAYHAILSNQDETELDYQIDQLAVSLPTTQYKEKKESIKERLTGTHKVIFHKVPGVDEPKEVAVNLHINDVIVGAEGACAYLGMTRNLDSLEIKDNDLFRDSQKGIIIGDLGGDSVDFVGIKNNKPVASVEGEPFGINQFLDNIIQKVSKNELYKFDSRSELEEKLAAGQSEWYVEPFAGVKKDISKYIVPQLKLMAIKYLELFDRVRSSSSEIKGAVRYIAVGGAASLAKRQIQEAAVKWAERGRPIELYFPEDMETLNVRGLLVLAKMNQLKLEKQTKSEYVLTNS from the coding sequence ATGGAAAATAAAAATTTACTTGCTGCTGATATCGGAAACAGCTGGTATAAAGTGCTTGCGTCAGATCAAGGTGAACTATCGGAATACAAAATGCCGAATGCAATTGCCTTATACGACGAAGAGTTTCATGAAAAACCTTACGATGAGGAAGAAATGGAACTTGAGGAAAACTTAATCGTTGAGATTAAAAGCCACGCGATAGCCGATAAAAGAGAGATCTTTTATATAGGTAAATCGGCAACAAGGCAAAAGAATGTCAGTCTAACATCTTTTAATAATCAGAAAGTCGATGAAATTCGCACCTACATTTTACTATTTGGTATCTCGGCCTATCATGCTATCCTATCTAATCAGGATGAAACTGAGTTAGACTACCAGATTGATCAACTAGCTGTATCGCTACCTACAACCCAGTACAAGGAGAAAAAAGAGTCCATTAAGGAGCGTTTAACAGGAACTCATAAAGTGATCTTCCATAAAGTTCCAGGAGTTGATGAACCGAAAGAAGTAGCTGTAAACCTTCATATTAATGATGTAATTGTTGGTGCTGAGGGGGCTTGTGCTTATTTAGGCATGACGCGCAACCTGGATAGTCTAGAAATCAAAGATAACGATCTTTTCAGAGACTCCCAGAAAGGTATTATTATCGGAGATTTAGGTGGAGACTCTGTTGACTTCGTTGGAATCAAAAACAATAAACCTGTAGCTTCTGTTGAGGGAGAACCATTCGGAATCAATCAATTTTTAGATAATATCATTCAAAAAGTAAGCAAAAATGAGTTATATAAATTCGATTCACGCTCAGAACTAGAAGAAAAACTTGCTGCTGGTCAATCCGAATGGTATGTAGAACCTTTTGCAGGTGTAAAGAAAGATATTAGTAAATACATTGTTCCTCAACTAAAATTAATGGCTATTAAATACCTTGAGTTATTTGATCGCGTGAGAAGCAGTTCGAGTGAAATAAAAGGAGCAGTACGTTACATTGCGGTTGGTGGAGCTGCGAGTCTAGCTAAGAGACAAATACAAGAAGCTGCTGTTAAATGGGCTGAAAGAGGACGCCCGATTGAACTATATTTCCCAGAAGATATGGAAACACTCAATGTACGTGGCTTATTAGTTCTAGCTAAGATGAATCAACTCAAGCTAGAAAAGCAGACCAAATCCGAATACGTGCTCACTAATAGTTAG
- a CDS encoding CotY/CotZ family spore coat protein has protein sequence MGCSKRKGYMDHDYDYYERDDDKKGDKDYYKPPYGKHYENCVEDVLEGILEAQKKVKKDDCCKTSCQHSINDLLHEEKKSKKDTIPFILYCDCKPFKGSGVTKYRCHSKHSKLKCVETFVFKVKELDKKCAVLELLTFKDEQKNASKEKRLCSPCDQIDHKRVDDLIGTGICITVDLSCFCAISCLPAVRLDC, from the coding sequence ATGGGGTGTAGTAAGCGTAAAGGCTATATGGATCACGATTATGATTATTATGAAAGAGACGATGATAAAAAAGGTGACAAGGATTACTATAAGCCACCATATGGTAAACATTATGAGAATTGTGTAGAAGATGTGTTAGAAGGGATTTTAGAAGCACAGAAAAAAGTGAAAAAAGATGATTGTTGCAAAACTTCCTGTCAGCATTCAATCAATGACCTTTTACATGAGGAGAAAAAATCTAAAAAAGACACAATCCCATTCATTCTTTACTGTGATTGCAAACCTTTTAAAGGTAGTGGCGTAACAAAATATCGTTGTCATTCGAAGCATAGTAAATTAAAGTGTGTAGAGACATTTGTTTTCAAGGTTAAGGAGCTTGATAAAAAATGTGCTGTCCTTGAGCTATTAACATTTAAGGATGAACAAAAAAATGCGTCTAAAGAAAAACGCCTTTGTTCACCTTGTGATCAAATCGATCATAAACGTGTAGATGATCTAATTGGTACAGGAATCTGTATTACTGTTGATTTATCATGTTTCTGTGCTATCAGTTGCTTACCAGCAGTAAGGTTAGATTGTTAA
- a CDS encoding helix-turn-helix transcriptional regulator codes for MSDQFEELLRLNTATFHALGDTSRQDIILLLETHKQLNVTEIAEHSPLSRPAVSHHLKILRDAGIVSIIKEGTKRYYYLSIDSNIDLLKKLINEIEACLK; via the coding sequence ATGTCTGATCAATTTGAAGAATTACTTCGGTTAAACACCGCAACCTTCCATGCCCTTGGCGATACATCTCGACAAGATATCATATTATTACTTGAAACGCATAAACAATTAAATGTGACTGAGATTGCTGAACATTCCCCTCTTTCACGTCCTGCCGTTTCCCATCACTTAAAAATTCTACGCGATGCCGGGATCGTCTCTATAATTAAGGAAGGAACCAAGAGATACTATTATTTATCAATAGATTCTAATATCGATTTATTGAAAAAGCTGATTAATGAAATTGAGGCATGTTTGAAATAG
- the rnz gene encoding ribonuclease Z, giving the protein MDLYFLGTGAGVPSKKRNVSSIALQLLQERGSTWLFDCGESTQHQILQTNIRPRRIEKIFITHLHGDHIFGLPGLLGSRSFQGGTTPLTVYGPKGIQAFLETSLSVSGTRLAYDLQIIEVEEGTVYEDNQLSVSCFALEHGMPSFGYCIQEHDKPGELLVNRLQELGIKPGPIYQKIKEQPTVTLESGKTINRDDFVGDPKPGRKVCILGDTRYKEHLKSNVEGADVLVHEATFASEDEENAYNFYHSTTKQAAQLAKNANVKKLILTHISSRYQNEAVDQLKHEAQEIFSNSEIAFDFFQTHIP; this is encoded by the coding sequence ATGGATTTATATTTTTTAGGGACTGGAGCTGGAGTACCCTCCAAAAAAAGAAACGTCTCATCCATTGCCCTACAACTACTTCAAGAGCGAGGAAGCACTTGGCTATTTGATTGCGGCGAATCAACACAGCATCAAATACTACAGACAAATATCAGGCCCAGACGAATTGAGAAAATATTCATTACCCATTTACACGGTGATCATATCTTTGGGCTTCCTGGATTACTAGGTAGCCGTTCTTTTCAAGGGGGGACAACACCACTTACTGTATATGGTCCTAAGGGCATTCAAGCATTTTTGGAAACGTCACTTAGTGTTAGTGGTACGAGACTTGCCTATGATCTCCAAATTATTGAGGTCGAAGAAGGCACCGTATATGAAGACAACCAACTATCGGTTAGCTGTTTTGCTTTGGAACATGGAATGCCTAGTTTCGGTTACTGCATCCAAGAACATGACAAACCTGGTGAATTACTTGTCAATCGCTTACAAGAATTAGGGATTAAACCTGGACCTATCTATCAAAAGATTAAAGAACAACCAACCGTTACGCTTGAGTCTGGAAAAACAATAAATCGCGATGACTTCGTAGGCGATCCTAAACCAGGTCGGAAAGTATGTATATTGGGAGATACGCGCTATAAGGAACATTTAAAGTCTAATGTTGAAGGGGCTGATGTTCTTGTACACGAAGCAACATTTGCAAGCGAAGATGAGGAAAACGCTTATAACTTCTACCACTCTACTACGAAGCAAGCGGCTCAATTAGCTAAAAATGCTAACGTAAAAAAGCTGATCTTAACTCATATCTCATCTCGCTATCAAAACGAAGCTGTTGATCAATTGAAGCATGAAGCGCAAGAGATCTTTTCAAACAGTGAGATTGCCTTTGACTTTTTCCAAACTCATATCCCATAG
- a CDS encoding aldehyde dehydrogenase, with protein MKIPQLVNTQRAYYHKDETRSFSFRKEQLLKLKTMIEQNETAIIQALKADLNKSEFESYTSEIGFLYAEINLILKELKTWMKPTKVKTPTSHLGSKSYIYKEPYGVSLIIAPWNYPFHLALAPVIGAIAGGNTIILKPSELTPSISPLLNKLISETFDEEYFAVVEGAVEESQELLEQQVDLIFFTGSVPVGKIVMEKASQNLTPILLELGGKSPVIVDQKANLDLAAKRIVWGKYTNAGQTCIAPDYLYVHRSVKPELVSKMKHYIKDFYSETPLLNEEYTHIVNHRHFKRLIPYLSEGEIVIGGGTDEENTIIEPTILDHITWEDSVMQEEIFGPILPVLTYDDIDEVISHVRSNEKPLAFYYFSEDEQNQEYVLNHIPFGGGCINDTLFHVANPYLPFGGVGHSGIGKYHGKASFDAFTNAKSIVKQTTKFDFSFRYPNTKNGLAIIKRLLK; from the coding sequence ATGAAAATCCCTCAACTTGTAAACACACAAAGAGCCTATTATCACAAGGACGAAACACGATCTTTTTCTTTTCGGAAAGAACAGTTACTAAAGCTAAAGACCATGATTGAACAAAACGAAACAGCTATTATTCAAGCTCTGAAAGCGGACTTAAATAAATCAGAATTTGAGAGCTATACTTCTGAAATTGGCTTTTTATATGCTGAAATTAACCTTATATTAAAAGAACTCAAAACATGGATGAAGCCAACTAAGGTTAAGACACCAACTTCTCATCTCGGTTCTAAAAGTTATATATACAAAGAACCTTATGGTGTAAGTCTTATTATCGCTCCTTGGAATTACCCTTTTCACCTTGCCCTAGCTCCTGTAATTGGTGCTATTGCAGGTGGAAACACAATAATCTTAAAGCCATCTGAACTTACACCTTCTATTTCGCCATTGTTAAATAAGCTTATTTCAGAAACATTTGATGAAGAGTATTTTGCAGTTGTAGAAGGAGCTGTTGAAGAAAGCCAGGAGCTTTTAGAGCAGCAAGTTGACCTGATCTTTTTCACTGGAAGCGTACCTGTTGGCAAAATTGTCATGGAAAAAGCGAGCCAAAACCTCACCCCTATCCTTTTAGAATTAGGAGGAAAAAGCCCGGTTATCGTCGATCAAAAAGCTAATCTGGATCTAGCTGCTAAGCGAATAGTGTGGGGGAAATATACAAACGCTGGCCAAACGTGTATCGCTCCTGATTATTTATATGTACACCGAAGTGTGAAACCTGAACTTGTATCAAAAATGAAGCATTATATTAAAGATTTTTATAGTGAAACCCCACTTTTAAATGAAGAGTACACTCATATCGTAAACCACCGTCACTTCAAGCGCTTAATCCCTTATTTATCTGAAGGAGAAATTGTAATAGGTGGAGGAACAGATGAAGAAAATACCATTATAGAGCCTACTATACTGGATCATATTACATGGGAGGATTCAGTCATGCAGGAGGAAATTTTCGGTCCGATTCTACCTGTTCTAACTTATGATGATATTGATGAAGTCATTTCTCATGTACGCTCAAATGAAAAACCTCTAGCATTCTATTATTTTTCTGAAGATGAACAGAATCAAGAATATGTATTAAATCACATCCCATTTGGTGGCGGATGTATAAATGATACATTATTTCACGTAGCAAACCCTTATCTCCCTTTCGGAGGCGTAGGACATAGCGGGATCGGAAAATATCATGGTAAGGCTAGCTTTGATGCGTTCACAAATGCAAAGAGCATCGTTAAACAAACAACGAAATTCGACTTTTCATTTCGCTATCCAAATACAAAAAATGGGCTAGCCATTATTAAAAGATTATTGAAATAA
- a CDS encoding CotY/CotZ family spore coat protein, whose amino-acid sequence MSCKCKREQCVCDKVRRIADAQDAVDNNCCDSGSCEQSIRDLVSPTGGNGADTIPFMLLCGCENTFAGLLPYFAWGVKRFNDCSAPIPSPFFRVKKIKKDTKCCAILELLIPIKCESRLFKFENFRRTGVCVEVDLSCFTGITCFHPVNALSASEHEIHEGLEVINAFKGDTNMMNAMGTQAE is encoded by the coding sequence ATGAGTTGTAAATGCAAAAGAGAGCAATGTGTGTGTGACAAAGTCCGTCGTATTGCAGATGCTCAGGATGCGGTAGATAACAACTGCTGTGATAGCGGTTCTTGTGAACAATCAATTCGTGACCTTGTATCACCAACAGGCGGAAACGGAGCAGATACAATTCCATTCATGCTGTTATGTGGATGTGAAAACACATTCGCTGGTTTACTGCCTTACTTCGCATGGGGAGTGAAACGTTTTAACGATTGTAGTGCACCAATCCCATCACCATTTTTCCGTGTGAAAAAGATCAAAAAAGACACAAAGTGTTGTGCGATTCTAGAGCTTCTTATCCCTATTAAATGTGAAAGTAGATTATTCAAATTTGAAAACTTCCGTCGTACAGGTGTGTGTGTAGAAGTTGATCTTAGTTGTTTCACTGGTATCACGTGCTTCCACCCTGTAAATGCATTAAGTGCTTCAGAGCATGAGATCCATGAAGGTCTTGAAGTTATCAATGCTTTTAAAGGCGATACTAACATGATGAATGCTATGGGTACGCAAGCAGAATAA
- a CDS encoding metallophosphoesterase — translation MKIVVISDTHMTKKGKTLPQAVVEDFKDTNVIIHAGDWSTSDLYNELSSYAEVYGVYGNVDGEDIKELMEDKIILEFEGYRIGVVHGHGEKKTTEKRVIEAFHEEQVDMIIFGHSHLPLTRWYNKTLLFNPGSLTDKRKLPYYSYGIITLGDAIHCEHVYVRDQS, via the coding sequence ATGAAGATCGTTGTTATTTCAGATACACATATGACTAAAAAGGGGAAAACATTACCTCAAGCAGTAGTGGAAGATTTTAAGGATACCAACGTTATTATACATGCTGGAGATTGGAGCACGAGTGATTTATATAATGAATTATCGAGTTATGCTGAAGTCTATGGAGTTTATGGAAATGTTGATGGAGAAGATATAAAGGAGCTTATGGAAGATAAGATCATTTTAGAATTTGAAGGATATCGTATTGGTGTTGTACATGGTCATGGTGAAAAGAAAACAACAGAAAAGCGTGTAATAGAAGCATTTCATGAAGAACAGGTTGATATGATCATTTTTGGTCACTCTCATTTACCACTTACTCGTTGGTATAATAAAACGCTTTTGTTTAATCCTGGTTCGTTAACAGATAAAAGAAAGTTACCATATTACTCTTATGGGATTATTACATTAGGAGATGCAATCCACTGTGAACATGTTTATGTACGAGATCAATCATAG
- a CDS encoding histidine phosphatase family protein produces the protein MITLKTFLPISKGLRNITTLYLVRHGETDWNRQKRLQGQEDIPLNELGGIHLKNEYWDAIVASPLSRAYETAEIIQSHLEQTVSIHTIDEFKERAFGEASGLTFQELHEKYPNRNYSGQEEWEDFKTRVFSGLEQIQTNFKGKKILLVAHGAVINCMLSVLSNGEVGSGKTKLINACISHLENIDDMWNIRSYNETSHLSQFQSH, from the coding sequence ATGATTACATTAAAAACTTTCCTACCGATTTCGAAAGGATTGAGAAACATAACAACACTTTACTTAGTTAGACATGGTGAAACAGATTGGAATAGACAAAAAAGATTACAAGGACAAGAAGACATACCCTTGAATGAATTAGGTGGTATTCATTTGAAAAATGAATACTGGGATGCCATTGTCGCAAGCCCCTTATCAAGAGCATATGAGACAGCGGAAATTATTCAAAGTCACTTAGAACAAACGGTTTCTATTCATACGATCGATGAGTTTAAGGAGCGCGCTTTTGGAGAAGCTTCTGGTTTAACTTTTCAAGAATTACATGAGAAATATCCTAATCGCAACTACTCTGGCCAAGAAGAATGGGAAGATTTTAAAACAAGAGTTTTCAGCGGACTTGAGCAAATCCAGACTAATTTTAAGGGTAAAAAGATTCTTTTAGTCGCTCATGGAGCCGTTATCAATTGCATGTTAAGCGTTCTATCTAATGGTGAAGTAGGCTCTGGAAAAACAAAACTCATTAATGCGTGTATAAGTCATTTAGAAAACATCGATGATATGTGGAACATCAGAAGCTACAACGAGACCAGCCATCTTTCTCAATTTCAATCGCATTAG